The region ACAATGAAGTTCCCTGAGGACAATCTCAATAGAGAGCAAGGAAGGCAGCTTAAGACCCACAAGAGGGAGGagaaaaacaaaccaaatgtATGAAAAATTCCAAGTCAAAAGAGAATAGGACCATCACCATTAATACCAAACATACCCTGGGAATTTGTTGAAATCTCATTGGCCAGGAAGGGAAGATTTCAAGAGTAGGAGGTCTGTTTGTGACAAAGGCTGCTGCTGCAGCAGCAGCTGCTGTAACTGCAAAGGATGAAGAGATGCAGAAGATCAAATAAAGCTGTCCATAAATCAGAAAGAAACAATGGCACTCTTTGTCAGTGATTCAAAAGCAACATATTCCTTTTCCTCTCTTGTATTTGTAgaacctttttttctttttttttaatatattatatataaaaaaaaagaagatatgaaatagggAATCACACCATCCAACTTCTCTTGATTCATGTGATCTCTGTGAAGATGAAAAAGGAAATGGAGACTGGTTATACCTTTTTGATCTCCATCACTCCTTATGCCAACAACTCCCTGCATGAGAGCCTCCAACTCCCCAAAATAGGAAGCTCCTTCCTGGTCACTAAACATGCAAGAAACTCCATGAAACTCTCTACTTTCAAtaacatgaagaagaagaagaagaagaaaagattgaAAGTTAGTACAAGAAATTGGTAGCAGATGAAGGGATGCCATGACCATGAGTTCCATAACCAAAAGCCTGGTTTGAAGGTCCTGAAGCTGAAAGCCCAGTTTCACCAACTCTCTGATTAGCCATCTAAAACCAAAACACTTGTTTTTCCACCTTCCTCCTTTTCATCTGTGAAGACTTATCATCTctacaataattataataaaaacatttttttcctttttcctttttgtggataagaaaacaaagcaagcaaatTGAAAAGCTAGAAAGAATAGAAATACCATCTCAAGACTCAGAGAAGATGAACCTCTGTGCCAGCACAACAGGATCAGGTTCACAGCTTTGGCTCTCTCTAAAGTATGGCCAAGGGATGGGAGTCCCTTATTATATCACTGAATCATCTCTGATTTGGACCTTGACAATTCATAGGCCCTCtctgtgtgtatgtgtgtgtgtgtgtgtgtgtgtgtgtgtgtgttctctTGGGACTATGTAAACAAAGTCATCAACTTTTATAGTATCACAGTCTAGAATTCATCCAGGTACAGAGAAGATCTTGTCCTTGTGGACCTTGtctaaaaaaagagaagggtgaaaagaaGGTGGGTCCTAATATAAGAGGTCTTTCACCTTTGCAAGGAACTACACTAGAATTCCCACTCCACTCCTTGTAACTGATTTCTAagtcatctctctctctctcacactcaATGGCCATTGCCTGGCCTCACTCAGTGCTTTATAGTACTCAAACAAAACAAGTATTCAATGAGAGATTGACAAGCTCTCCattgaaatcaattaaaaatagaCTGAGGATGATATTTGATAAGATCAACCTTCGCATAAATTTTGCTGCATGACCacttgaataattttaaatcaagGCCTTGAAATGGATGTGTTTGGTATCATCCCCTGGTTGATGAGTCAACATCCTTTGAGCTATCATACACCTAAACCCAGAGCCACATCAAGATTCCTTTCCCCAAAAAGGACTTTGTTTTTTAACTCTCTGACAAGAGGCTTAAGGCCCCTCTATGAGCACGGCCATGAAacactagtttttttaaataaaaattttaatttatttaattatctctttttcttttcactcATCTTTTTATGGCTTTTGGACTCACCACTGGCTAATTGAGATCAATGATTGGTTTTCTTTGAACCTTTATTAACAATTTCTCAACTTGAAGAACAATCCTGTTTATACTTGCACTCTTTCTTTAATATGCATTAGAAATATTTCAAAGTTCATTGTTTGAATAAGTAATTCAGTGAACACCTTCTTTGCCAATCAGGCTTTTTTCCAGGAGGAGGAGGCATTCCGTGCCTTGTGTCTTGTCATGTCTCCCTTCATTTTAAGATAAAAGGAGAATTCAGAAGATCCTTATTACAGACAATACTGTACAGGCATGCTATATGACATGACAGAGTCAGGGCCCTCTtctcttcaatcaaatcttggAGCATATACTTGAATATCTTGGACAACTTTGGGTAAACAATAAGAAGAATGCTGCATGGTATGATAAAGATCACATAACTGAAAAGTTTTCAAATATGAATCATTCACTGAACAAGGACAATCATAAAGAAAATTCATGCTGGATATGCTCAAAAGCAGGGATTTCCTTCTTCCAATGACATCAAAAGACAAGTGAAATcagaatgaaaaacaaaaatctttgtATTGTTATATAATACTTGAATCACTCGGGTTTTTAACTGATAATCACATCACATACTGACACAGATGAAATGGAATGACGAGATTGTGTACACAAACAGAGATTGATGAACAACTCGCTTTATATCAGAAAAAGAATTGagacaaaatttacattgacttGAAGTAAGAATGAGCAAAATTTCTGGAACCTATTTGCAATCTTGTATATCTGCTAATGCTACTGAATGGCAAGAAATCACATGAACTTCCGCAGCAAACAAAAATGGAATTCACTCGTATTCAAATTGCAGGTCAACATGCACATACTTCCTCATGAGGCAAACCATGAATGATGTGAAATTAGCCAGCAGTTGGCGTTCTTCACGAGTTTTAACATCTGACAGAACGCCATGAATAACCAATTTCTTAAGATTTGGGCATCTTTCAATCATTCCGACAACCAAATGACCAAACTGCTCGCTTATGACCGCCCATCCAAGTTCCAAAACCAAGACGTTTTCAAATGGTGATGATCCTTGCAGGCCATAGTGGAGCAAACCATCCTTCAAATCATAACCCAATGAGAGATGTCTCAAGTGAGGGAAGCAAACAGCAGTTGTTTCAAGGTCCACAATCTCATCATCGTCGTCAAACACCACAGACCATAGCCGGAGCCTTCGCAGTTTGGAAGCCCTTGACATCATCTGGTAGAATTTAGGCCACATGATTGTGAAATTGCTCACATCCACAGCTTCCAAATTCTCAGTACAATCACCAATATCCAAATGTGTGACACTAACATCGTCAATCCTGAGATGTTTCAGAGAACCCTTTCCAATGAGCTCAAAAAGATCAAGATTTAAGGCATGCAAGTGCAGACTTTCAAGATTATCTGCTTCCAATACAATCTTATCCACGCCCAATGATTTAATATAGATACTCTTCAGAGTTGAACTGCAAAGTTCCATTGAAGGTTGTGCATCTGACCAGACAATCTCCAAATGGTCCAGTGTCAACACCTCTATCCCTGGACAGGCAGCAAACAACAGGCTCAAATCAAGGGCGGATATATTTACACTTCGCAGAGAAAGAACCTTGAGGAAAGGGAATCTCTGGTAACTTGGATC is a window of Dioscorea cayenensis subsp. rotundata cultivar TDr96_F1 chromosome 5, TDr96_F1_v2_PseudoChromosome.rev07_lg8_w22 25.fasta, whole genome shotgun sequence DNA encoding:
- the LOC120260349 gene encoding F-box/LRR-repeat protein At1g67190, translating into MEHLPVEVVGNILSHVGAARDVVIASMTCRKWREACRKHLQSLSFNSDDWQGYRDLTTSQIEILITQTIFQTMGLQCLSIHMDDKHKFSAAPVIAWLMYTRETLRNLHYNVRTTPNVYILEKCGRHKLEMLELDHNTISGVDPSYQRFPFLKVLSLRSVNISALDLSLLFAACPGIEVLTLDHLEIVWSDAQPSMELCSSTLKSIYIKSLGVDKIVLEADNLESLHLHALNLDLFELIGKGSLKHLRIDDVSVTHLDIGDCTENLEAVDVSNFTIMWPKFYQMMSRASKLRRLRLWSVVFDDDDEIVDLETTAVCFPHLRHLSLGYDLKDGLLHYGLQGSSPFENVLVLELGWAVISEQFGHLVVGMIERCPNLKKLVIHGVLSDVKTREERQLLANFTSFMVCLMRKYVHVDLQFEYE